The genomic stretch CGCACGGGCTATCGTTGGAAAACTCGCAATTCCATCGCCGCTCGCGAACTGCGTCATCCTTGCGGCGCGCTTCCACGACCTCGGCAAACGGCGGCTCTACTGGCAGCGCGGTATTGGCAACATCAACGCTGATGTTTGGCTGGCAAAAGCCGGGCCGGATCTGACTCCACGTCAACTTGAGGAACGCTATCGCCACGAATTCGGCTCGTTACTCGATGCGGAGAAGGAGACGGAGTTCCGCAAGCTACCGCCACATGAGCAAGACTTGGTGCTTCATCTCATCGCCGCGCATCACGGGCGGGCACGTCCCCATTTCCCGACTTCGCCCCACGACGAAACGTTCGAGCCCGAGGCTTCTCTTGATGACGCCCGGCGCATCGCCGCCGAAGTCCCGCGCCGCTTTGCACGACTGCAACGCCGCTACGGCCGCTGGGGACTCGCGTATCTCGAATCCCTCCTCCGCGCCGCCGACTACGCCGCCAGCGCGGGCATCAAACCACTTCCGGAGGCAAAGCCATGAGCGAATCCACCCACACTATCCGCATCCGCGTGGATGCCACGAACCCCGGCCAATTCTTCGCCTGCTGCGGGTTGCTGGAACTGGCCTCACGTCTCAATCCCGGTTCTACGGCGTGGTTTGTCGCCAATGAGTTTTGCATCTCCACACAGCTCACGCTTCGCGAGATTCTCGGCTGCGCGAAGAATATTACCCTCGCGGGTAGTGCAGGAGTTTCTGAGAGCGAAGGAGAAAACGAAGACGAAGACGAGAGCGAGGGCGAAGACGACAAAGCTGCTCCACCATTGCTCATTGTTGCGCCAGTTGCCATGCGTCTGGATTGGTGGTTCGACAAGCCTCTGAAAACTTGGGCGGGGTCTATGGATGCACGGGCAATTTTTCTGGCCATGTGCAAGGCGATTGATGCCGAAGGAGTGGACCCTTTGAATCAGGCGCAAGTTGTGTTTGAAGAGCAGGGTCTAACAGCGACGGGAAAAAAGCGGAAACCAAAGAAGAGGGAGCCGTTTTACTTCGATGCCCGCCGCACTGGGAATGCCCACTCCATCGACATTGGATTTTCACCGGACAAGCTAAAGGCGCAGACTCTTGCTCACCCGGCTGTTGAGGCGCTGTGTTTCATCGGCCTTCAGCGGGCGCGT from Verrucomicrobiia bacterium encodes the following:
- the cas8c gene encoding type I-U CRISPR-associated protein Cas8c, which encodes MSESTHTIRIRVDATNPGQFFACCGLLELASRLNPGSTAWFVANEFCISTQLTLREILGCAKNITLAGSAGVSESEGENEDEDESEGEDDKAAPPLLIVAPVAMRLDWWFDKPLKTWAGSMDARAIFLAMCKAIDAEGVDPLNQAQVVFEEQGLTATGKKRKPKKREPFYFDARRTGNAHSIDIGFSPDKLKAQTLAHPAVEALCFIGLQRARPRPTERPRVFDYQLWSEPTEVSLVPAAVNGLIPDGRPRVFRFENWFRTGQRKHKAFRTAKPATTLQP